A window of Deltaproteobacteria bacterium genomic DNA:
CCTCGCGCGCCCCGAGATGCGCTCGGTCGCGAGCGGCCTGATGCTCTTCATCACCACGATGATCGGCTACGCGCTCGGCCCGCCGACGATCGGGCTGCTGAACGATCACGTGTTCGCGCACCACGGCGACTTCGCGGTCCGCTACTCGCTCGCGCTCGTGCTCTCGGTCGCTGGCCTCGCCGGCACGCTCAGCTACGTCGTGGCGGGCCGCTACCTGCGCGCAGACCTGCATCGCGCAGCCGCCTGACGAGGTGAGCGCGCCCGAGCTCTCGCCGCTGCGCGCGGACGAAGTGCGCGAGGCCGCGCGGCTGCTCGCGCGCGCGTTCTGCGAGAACGCGATGAACCGCGTCGTCGCGCCGGGCTCGGCGCGCAGCCGCGAGCGCAGCAACGCCGCCGGCATGCGCGCCGTGCTGCCGCTCGCGCGCGTGCGGGGCGAGGTGCTCGCGGCGCGCGCAGGGCGCGAGCTCGCAGGCGTGCTCGTGGCGCTGCCGCCTGGCGTCGTCAGCGTGGGCCGCCCGGCCGTGCTCGACGCGCTGCGCCTCTTCTTCGTGCAAGGCCCGGGGGTCGCAGGCCGCTGGTCCGCCGTCGCGGAGGCGCTTCAGCTCCATCGCCCCGCCGCGCCCCACGCCTATCTCGCGACCCTCGGCGTCGCGCCCGACCGGCAGCGCGCCGGCGTCGGGCGCGCGCTGCTCGCGGACTGGCTTGCGCGCGTTGACGCTGGGAAACAGCGTGCATATCTCGAAACGGATTCGAGCAAGAACGTCACGTGGTACGAGCGCTTCGGCTTCGCGGTCCGCGCGGAGCTCGAGGTGCTCGGCGTGACCGTGCACCTCATGGAGCGAAGCCCGCGAGATGCCTGAGAAGTCTCTCTACGACACGCTCGGCGTCGCGCGCGAGGCCGACGCGGACGCGATCAAGAAGGCCTACCGGAGGCTCGCGAAGAAGTTCCACCCCGACGCGAACCCCGGCGACAAGAAGGCCGAGGAGCGCTTCAAGCAGATCTCGCGCGCCTACGACACGCTCTCGGACGCGGAGAAGCGGCGCGCCTACGACGAGTTCGGCGACATCGCGCTGCAGGCCGGCTTCGACCCGAACGCCGCGCGCCGCGCGCAGGCCGACTTCGGGCAAGCGTTCCGCGGCACCCACGGCAGCGATTTCGACTTCGGCGGCGCGGACATGGACGACCTGCTCGGGCGCATGTTCGGAGGCGCACGCGGTCGCGGCGCGGGCCGCCAGATGCGCGGGGCGGACGTCGAGGCCGAGCTCGAGCTCGAGTTCCTCGAAGCGGTGCAGGGCGGGGAGAAGAAGCTCACGCTCTCGCTCTCCTCCGCGCGCGGCGGCACGAGCGAGACGGTGACCGTGCGAATCCCGCCCGGCGTCGCCGACGGCGGACGCATCCGCCTCGCCGGCAAGGGCGGCGCCTCGCCCGGCGGCGGCCCGCGCGGCGACCTCTACTGCACGATCCGCGTGCGCCCCCACCCCGTGTTCCGCCGCGAAGGCCGCGACGTGCTGCTCGACGTGCCGATCAGCGTCGCCGAAGCCATCCGCGGGGCGCAGATCGAGGTGCCCACGCTCGAGGGCCGCGCCACCGTCGCGATCCCGCCCGGCACCGACAGCGGGCGCAAGCTGCGCCTGCGCGCGAAGGGCGTCCCCGATCCCGGCGGCGGCCCGCGCGGCGACCTCTACGTCGTGGTGCAGATCAAAGTGCCGCGCGGCCTCGACGCGAACGCGCTCGCCCACGTCGACGCGCTCGCCGAGCACGAGGCGAAGGACCTGCGCGAGGGGCTGTTTCGGGCCTGAGTGGCCATCGGTGCCAGGCACCGATGGCCAGGCGCGACTCGACTCCGCGCGCGCGCGTATGTCAGGCTGCTGCGCGCCATGACGACGCCCCCTACCACGACCGCCTCCGTCGACAAGAAGTCGCGGCGCGCGCGGCGCCCCGACGACGGGCGGCTCGTTCGCGGGCGCAAGAGCCGCGCGAAGATTCGCGCCGCGTTCCGCACGCTGTTCCGCGAGCACGGCTTCG
This region includes:
- a CDS encoding GNAT family N-acetyltransferase, with product MSAPELSPLRADEVREAARLLARAFCENAMNRVVAPGSARSRERSNAAGMRAVLPLARVRGEVLAARAGRELAGVLVALPPGVVSVGRPAVLDALRLFFVQGPGVAGRWSAVAEALQLHRPAAPHAYLATLGVAPDRQRAGVGRALLADWLARVDAGKQRAYLETDSSKNVTWYERFGFAVRAELEVLGVTVHLMERSPRDA
- a CDS encoding DnaJ domain-containing protein, which codes for MPEKSLYDTLGVAREADADAIKKAYRRLAKKFHPDANPGDKKAEERFKQISRAYDTLSDAEKRRAYDEFGDIALQAGFDPNAARRAQADFGQAFRGTHGSDFDFGGADMDDLLGRMFGGARGRGAGRQMRGADVEAELELEFLEAVQGGEKKLTLSLSSARGGTSETVTVRIPPGVADGGRIRLAGKGGASPGGGPRGDLYCTIRVRPHPVFRREGRDVLLDVPISVAEAIRGAQIEVPTLEGRATVAIPPGTDSGRKLRLRAKGVPDPGGGPRGDLYVVVQIKVPRGLDANALAHVDALAEHEAKDLREGLFRA